GGCGAGCGAGATGGCAAGGCTGGTGGCGAGCGCGCGGTGGAGCTGCGCATCGGCAGCCAGCCTGCCGAAATCGGCGGCAAGGCCCGAGACGAGAATGGCGGCGAGCGGGGCGGCGGTGAAGAGCGTGAAAAGGAGGATGACAAGGCCATCCGGGACGCGCCGCCGACGGCCGTCGAAACGGCGGATGGCGCGGCCGGCGGTCATGCCCTCCTCCGGCGGACGGCCGAAGAGCGAGATGAGCCAGAGCAGCGCCGCCGTCACCGCGATCTGCAGGAAGGCGAGCAGCACGGCGCGCTCAGGATCGAAATCGAAGCGCAGCGCCTGGTAAATCGCGACCTCGATGGTCGTGGCCGCCGGCCCGCCGCCGAGGGTGAGCACGATGGTGAAGCTCGTCGCGCAGAGCATGAAGACGAGGCCGGCGATGCCCGGCAGCACGCGGCGGATGACCGGCCATTCGATGAGCCGGAAGACCGCACCTGACCCCATGCCGAGATTGGCCGAGGACAACCAGTATTCCGGCGGAATGCGGTCGAGCGCGGCGAGCATGAAGCGTGCGGCGAGCGGCAGGTTGAAAAAGACATGGGCGATGAGGATGCCGGCGAGCCCGTAGACGCTGACCGGGCTTTCGAGGCCGGCAAGGCGCAGGAGATCGTTGACGACGCCCTGCCGCCCCCAGATCCCGACGACGCCGAGCGCGGCGACCAGCGCCGGCAGGCCGAGCGGCACGACGGAGAGGCGAACGATCCAGACGCGGCCGGGAAAGGTCCGCTGCCGGGCAAGCGCCCGGGCGACAGGAATGGCGAGCAGGACGGAGAGCAGCGTCGAAAGCGCCGCCTGCATCAGCGTGAACCGGGCGACGCGGCCGATATAGGCATCGAGCAGCGGCGCACCGCTGCCGCCGCCCGCATGGGCGAGCAGCACGGCGGTCGCCGCGCCGACGAAGACGAGCACGCCGCCGAGGGCAAGGCCCCCGGCGATATCCAGCATCCGTCGTTCGGCGCGGGCGAAGATCATCCTATTTCGCGCTCATCGCGCCGAGCCATTCGTCGATCCAGGCCTTGCGGTTCGCCGCGACCTCGTCGGACGGCATCAGGAAGGTCTTTTCCGGCTTCACCAGCGCGTCGAAGGCGGCCGGCAGCGGATCGCGGGTCTTGGCGGCGGGCATCATCCAGTTGGTTTCCGGGATGATCGACTGGAAATCCGGCCCCGTCATGAAGGTGAGGAACTGCCGGGCGAGGTCCTTGTCATGGGAGGTGCGCGTCAGGCCGGCGACCTCGATCTGGATGTAATGACCCTCGGAGAAGGCGGCGGCCTTGTAGCGCTCGGTATTCTCCGCGATCACATGATAGGCCGGCGACGTCGTGTAGGAGAGCACCATCGGCGCCTCGCCCTTGGTGAAGAGGCCATAGGCTTCCGACCAGCCGGGGGTGACGGTCAGCACGCGGTTCTTCAGCTTTGCCCAGGCTTCCGCCGACTTGTCGCCATAGACGGATTTGACCCAGAGCAGCAGGCCGAGGCCGGGCGTCGAGGTGCGCGGGTCCTCGATGACGATCTTCTGCGACGGGTCGCCCTCGACCAGTTCCTTGAGGCTTGCCGGCGGGGTCTTCAGCGCCTCGGTATCGTAGACGACGGCGAAGTGGCCGTAGTCGTAGGGAAGGAACGTGTCGTCGGAGAAGCCGCCCGGAACGGTGAGGCCTTCCGGCTTCAGGCCGTGCGGCTCGAAGAGACCGGTCGCCTTGGCTTCCGAGATCAGGTTGGTGTCGAGACCGAGCACCACGTCGGCCTTGGTGCCCTCGCCCTCCAGCTTGAGGCGGGT
The Shinella zoogloeoides DNA segment above includes these coding regions:
- the thiP gene encoding thiamine/thiamine pyrophosphate ABC transporter permease; the protein is MLDIAGGLALGGVLVFVGAATAVLLAHAGGGSGAPLLDAYIGRVARFTLMQAALSTLLSVLLAIPVARALARQRTFPGRVWIVRLSVVPLGLPALVAALGVVGIWGRQGVVNDLLRLAGLESPVSVYGLAGILIAHVFFNLPLAARFMLAALDRIPPEYWLSSANLGMGSGAVFRLIEWPVIRRVLPGIAGLVFMLCATSFTIVLTLGGGPAATTIEVAIYQALRFDFDPERAVLLAFLQIAVTAALLWLISLFGRPPEEGMTAGRAIRRFDGRRRRVPDGLVILLFTLFTAAPLAAILVSGLAADFGRLAADAQLHRALATSLAISLASAALSLAVALPVVLVPRLAESGDGGGATRLTGRALPAVGSLILLVPPVVVATGWFLMLRTFGETGRFAPFVVTVLNALMALPFVIRVLEPAYRTHLSRTARLALSLGVTGWRRFLRIDWPALKKPFLTAFAFAMALSLGDLGAVAIFGAEGFVTLPWLLYSRMASYRTADAAGIALILGVLCLLLTLPSTAAERQTERPGSDA
- the thiB gene encoding thiamine ABC transporter substrate binding subunit, whose protein sequence is MRAAFLSSIAVLAATLAFPAFAQEKTLTVYTYESFVAEWGPGPKVKETFEKTCGCKVEWVGVADGVELLTRLKLEGEGTKADVVLGLDTNLISEAKATGLFEPHGLKPEGLTVPGGFSDDTFLPYDYGHFAVVYDTEALKTPPASLKELVEGDPSQKIVIEDPRTSTPGLGLLLWVKSVYGDKSAEAWAKLKNRVLTVTPGWSEAYGLFTKGEAPMVLSYTTSPAYHVIAENTERYKAAAFSEGHYIQIEVAGLTRTSHDKDLARQFLTFMTGPDFQSIIPETNWMMPAAKTRDPLPAAFDALVKPEKTFLMPSDEVAANRKAWIDEWLGAMSAK